A region from the Canis lupus dingo isolate Sandy chromosome 9, ASM325472v2, whole genome shotgun sequence genome encodes:
- the TRARG1 gene encoding trafficking regulator of GLUT4 1 isoform X1, producing MANPVQPQFPLAQEPGTALPLDLPEMEKLLTKVEGKDDKPLKLSKSLSGALDLEQNGHGLPFKVAFEGRQEATLPWSPSRASSRRASSVATASSAQDQEVPKDYLILAIASCFCPVWPLNLIPLIFSIMSRSSVQQGDLDGARRLGRLARLLSITFIIMGIIIIIVAMTVNFTGEAPSQGAKQASLLGTTEGCSPAPWGGGSGNEFQRNKTNRGTALVEAALAGWRPPNSHTPPPAGAQDSDVPEPPKHELGGKPPGLPTVSPH from the exons ATGGCCAACCCTgtgcagcctcagtttcccttggCTCAGGAGCCCGGCACTGCCTTACCCCTGGACCTGCCAGAGATGGAGAAGCTCCTCACGAAGGTGGAAGGCAAGGATGACAAGCCACTGAAGCTGTCCAAGTCCCTCTCCGGGGCCCTGGACCTGGAGCAGAATGGTCATGGCCTGCCCTTCAAGGTGGCTTTTGAGGGGCGACAGGAAGCCACACTGCCATGGTCTCCCTCTCGGGCCAGCTCTAGGAGGGCATCCTCCGTTGCCACTGCCTCCTCTGCCCAGGACCAAGAAGTCCCCAAAGATTACCTCATCCTTGCCATCGCCTCCTGCTTCTGTCCCGTCTGGCCCCTCAACCTCATCCCCCTCATATTTTCTATCATG TCCCGAAGTAGCGTGCAACAGGGGGACCTGGATGGGGCTCGGAGGCTGGGTCGCCTGGCCCGGCTGCTCAGCATCACCTTCATCATCATGGGAATCATTATCATCATCGTGGCCATGACCGTCAACTTCACAGGTGAGGCCCCGTCACAGGGAGCCAAGCAAGCCAGCTTGCTCGGGACTACGGAAGGGTGCAGCCCagctccctggggagggggcagtgggaaTGAG ttccaaagaaataaaaccaaccGGGGCACTGCGCTGGTGGAGGCAGCCCTGGCCGGCTGGAGGCCTCCAAACTCACACACCCCACCTCCCGCGGGAGCACAGGACAGTGACGTCCCTGAGCCCCCAAAGCACGAACTTGGAGGGAAGCCCCCAGGTCTCCCCACTGTCAGCCCACATTAG
- the TRARG1 gene encoding trafficking regulator of GLUT4 1 isoform X2 — protein MANPVQPQFPLAQEPGTALPLDLPEMEKLLTKVEGKDDKPLKLSKSLSGALDLEQNGHGLPFKVAFEGRQEATLPWSPSRASSRRASSVATASSAQDQEVPKDYLILAIASCFCPVWPLNLIPLIFSIMSRSSVQQGDLDGARRLGRLARLLSITFIIMGIIIIIVAMTVNFTVPKK, from the exons ATGGCCAACCCTgtgcagcctcagtttcccttggCTCAGGAGCCCGGCACTGCCTTACCCCTGGACCTGCCAGAGATGGAGAAGCTCCTCACGAAGGTGGAAGGCAAGGATGACAAGCCACTGAAGCTGTCCAAGTCCCTCTCCGGGGCCCTGGACCTGGAGCAGAATGGTCATGGCCTGCCCTTCAAGGTGGCTTTTGAGGGGCGACAGGAAGCCACACTGCCATGGTCTCCCTCTCGGGCCAGCTCTAGGAGGGCATCCTCCGTTGCCACTGCCTCCTCTGCCCAGGACCAAGAAGTCCCCAAAGATTACCTCATCCTTGCCATCGCCTCCTGCTTCTGTCCCGTCTGGCCCCTCAACCTCATCCCCCTCATATTTTCTATCATG TCCCGAAGTAGCGTGCAACAGGGGGACCTGGATGGGGCTCGGAGGCTGGGTCGCCTGGCCCGGCTGCTCAGCATCACCTTCATCATCATGGGAATCATTATCATCATCGTGGCCATGACCGTCAACTTCACAG ttccaaagaaataa
- the BHLHA9 gene encoding class A basic helix-loop-helix protein 9 yields MHRRVPGPGLRGLQGAEGSSEDSGGSRPEAGRRLGVLREKGEAEEAAGGRKRARPVRSKARRMAANVRERKRILDYNEAFNALRRALRHDLGGKRLSKIATLRRAIHRIAALSLVLRASPAPRWPCGHLECLGQAARAAAGGSGEAGSSPPPPAPPPVGPFAPRCASCSPRTPPGRPRAAAEAQGAAQASAGSWRRVPAAPSAWPRAHLRAGPGLGSQRS; encoded by the coding sequence ATGCACCGACGCGTGCCGGGACCAGGCCTCAGGGGCCTCCAGGGGGCCGAGGGCTCCTCCGAGGACTCGGGGGGCTCTCGCCCGGAGGCCGGGAGGCGTTTGGGGGTGCTGAGGGAGAAGGGCGAGGCCGAggaggcggcgggcggccggAAGCGCGCTCGGCCGGTGCGCTCCAAGGCGCGGCGCATGGCGGCCAACGTGCGGGAGCGCAAGCGCATCCTGGACTACAACGAGGCGTTCAACGCGCTGCGCCGGGCGCTGCGGCACGACCTGGGCGGCAAGAGGCTCTCCAAGATCGCCACGCTGCGCAGGGCCATCCACCGCATCGCGGCGCTCTCCCTGGTGCTGCGcgccagccccgcgccccgctgGCCCTGCGGGCACCTGGAGTGCCTCGGGCAGGCCGCGCGCGCCGCCGCGGGGGGCAGCGGGGAAGCGGGCTccagccccccgccgcccgcgccgccgcccgtcGGCCCCTTCGCGCCGCGCTGCGCCTCGTGCTCCCCGCGCACGCCCCCCGGACGGCCCCGGGCGGCGGCCGAGGCTCAGGGCGCGGCCCAGGCGTCCGCGGGAAGCTGGCGCCGGGTCCCAGCGGCTCCCTCGGCCTGGCCGCGGGCCCACCTGCGAGCGGGCCCCGGGCTGGGCTCCCAGCGCTCCTGA